Below is a genomic region from Enterobacter hormaechei subsp. xiangfangensis.
AGCGGCTGCCGAGCTGGGCGTAACCACCTCGGCCATCAGTTACACCATCAAACGCATGGAGACCGGCCTGGACGTGGTGCTGTTTGTACGCAACACGCGCAGCATTGAGCTGACCGAATCCGGTTTTTATTTTTATCGTAAAGCGACCGACCTGCTGAATGACTTTCATGCCATCAAGCGCGGGATTGATACCATTTCTCAGGGCATTGAGACGCGGGTGCGCATCTGCATAAATCAGCTTTTGTATACGCCACGCCATACCGCGCGTTTGCTCCAGGTGCTGAAAAAACAGTTTCCCACCTGCCAGATCACGGTGACAACCGAGGTGTATAACGGCGTCTGGGATTCCATCATTAATAATCAGGCCAATATCGCCATTGGCGCGCCGGATACGCTGCTGGACGGCGGCGGCATTGATTATACCGAGATAGGAGCGATCCGTTGGGTATTTGCCATCGCGCCCACGCATCCGCTGGCGTTCGCCCCGGAGCCCATCTCCGAAAGTCAGCTGCGTCTGTATCCCAATAT
It encodes:
- a CDS encoding LysR substrate-binding domain-containing protein produces the protein MNSIFTEENLLAFTTAARFGSFSKAAAELGVTTSAISYTIKRMETGLDVVLFVRNTRSIELTESGFYFYRKATDLLNDFHAIKRGIDTISQGIETRVRICINQLLYTPRHTARLLQVLKKQFPTCQITVTTEVYNGVWDSIINNQANIAIGAPDTLLDGGGIDYTEIGAIRWVFAIAPTHPLAFAPEPISESQLRLYPNIMVEDTAHTINKKVGWLLHGQEAILVPDFNTKCQCQILGEGIGFLPEYMTREAVEDGLLVTRRINNPRQDSRMLLATQHAATGQVTRWIKQQFGPEGVLTRIYSDLLWRT